A window of the Rhodoferax sp. GW822-FHT02A01 genome harbors these coding sequences:
- the frc gene encoding formyl-CoA transferase, with amino-acid sequence MSNKPLSGIKIIDFTHVQAGPACTQMLAWFGADVIKVERPGSGDVTRSQLRDIPEADALYFTMLNSNKRSLTLDTKTPEGKAILEKMIKESDVMVENFGPGALDRMGFTWERIQSLNPGMILASVKGFSDGHHYEDLKVYENVAQCAGGAASTTGYWKGENSGPTISSAALGDSNTGMHLAIGILTAYIGKQKTGKGQKVAVSMQDAVLNLCRVKMRDQLRLDNVGYLEEYPQYPHEMEAFKDGVVPRGANAGGGGQPGWILKCKGWETDPNAYIYFTIQGHAWGPICDALGKPEWKEDPAYNTPRGRQPHIMDIFATIEDFIKDKTKYEAVDIFRKFDIPCAPVLSMKELLHDKSLRASGSIVEVPHKVRGSYFTVGSPIKFSDLKPTVTASPLLGEHTDEVLAELGYSSEQIKSLRTAKAV; translated from the coding sequence ATGTCAAACAAACCACTCAGCGGTATCAAGATCATCGATTTCACGCACGTGCAAGCAGGTCCTGCATGCACCCAGATGCTGGCCTGGTTCGGAGCTGACGTGATCAAGGTGGAGCGTCCAGGATCCGGTGACGTCACGCGGAGCCAACTGCGCGACATTCCCGAAGCCGATGCGTTGTACTTCACCATGCTCAACAGCAACAAGCGCTCGTTGACACTCGACACCAAAACGCCAGAGGGCAAGGCCATCCTGGAGAAGATGATCAAGGAATCTGACGTGATGGTGGAAAACTTCGGTCCTGGTGCCTTGGATCGCATGGGCTTTACATGGGAACGCATCCAAAGTCTGAACCCCGGCATGATTCTGGCGTCGGTCAAAGGCTTCAGCGACGGACACCACTACGAGGACCTGAAGGTTTACGAGAACGTGGCCCAGTGCGCAGGTGGCGCAGCATCCACAACCGGCTACTGGAAAGGCGAGAATTCCGGCCCCACGATCAGCTCTGCTGCGCTGGGCGACAGCAACACCGGCATGCACTTGGCAATCGGTATTCTCACTGCATATATTGGCAAGCAGAAGACTGGCAAGGGTCAGAAAGTTGCCGTCTCCATGCAGGATGCCGTGCTGAACCTGTGCCGCGTGAAAATGCGCGACCAACTCCGCTTGGACAACGTGGGTTACCTGGAAGAGTACCCACAGTATCCGCACGAAATGGAAGCGTTCAAGGACGGTGTGGTACCACGCGGTGCAAACGCGGGCGGTGGCGGCCAGCCGGGCTGGATTCTGAAGTGCAAGGGCTGGGAAACCGATCCCAATGCCTACATCTACTTCACCATTCAGGGACATGCCTGGGGCCCCATCTGCGATGCACTGGGCAAACCGGAATGGAAGGAAGATCCTGCGTACAACACGCCACGCGGACGTCAGCCGCACATCATGGACATCTTCGCCACCATTGAAGACTTCATCAAAGACAAGACCAAGTACGAAGCAGTCGACATCTTCCGCAAGTTTGACATCCCCTGCGCACCCGTGCTGTCCATGAAAGAACTCCTGCATGACAAGTCACTGCGTGCCAGCGGCTCCATTGTGGAAGTGCCACACAAGGTACGCGGCAGCTACTTCACGGTCGGCAGCCCCATCAAGTTCTCCGACCTGAAACCCACGGTCACTGCCTCTCCCCTGTTGGGCGAACATACCGACGAGGTACTTGCCGAACTGGGCTATAGCAGCGAACAGATCAAGTCCTTGCGCACAGCCAAGGCTGTCTGA
- a CDS encoding PAS domain-containing protein gives MQDIDPAALVAALGDAVMVCDATGAITYWNAACERMFGYTAAEAMGRSMDIIIPERLRGRHWEGYHQTMASGVTKYGSDVLRVPAVDKQGKKMSIAFTVALLYAPDGKVNAIASVIREETNRFNEDQALRKRVAELEAKLSNK, from the coding sequence ATGCAAGACATAGATCCCGCAGCGCTGGTAGCCGCACTGGGCGATGCAGTCATGGTGTGTGATGCGACTGGTGCAATTACCTATTGGAATGCAGCCTGCGAGCGCATGTTTGGCTACACCGCGGCTGAGGCAATGGGCCGTTCCATGGACATCATCATCCCGGAACGGCTGCGTGGGCGCCATTGGGAGGGCTATCACCAGACGATGGCCAGCGGTGTCACCAAATATGGTTCCGATGTGCTGCGGGTTCCTGCCGTCGACAAGCAAGGTAAAAAGATGTCCATTGCCTTCACGGTAGCGCTGCTGTATGCGCCGGATGGCAAAGTCAATGCCATAGCTTCGGTAATCCGTGAGGAAACCAACCGATTCAACGAAGACCAGGCGTTGCGCAAACGTGTAGCGGAACTTGAGGCGAAACTAAGTAATAAATAG
- the frc gene encoding formyl-CoA transferase produces the protein MSKKALDGVKVLDFTHVQSGPTCTQLLAWFGADVIKVERPGEGDATRGQLRDIPGVDSLYFTMLNHNKRSVTINTKKKGGMAVLDRLIKTCDVMVENFAPGVLERMGLTWERIQELNPRLIVASVKGFGPGPYADCKVYENVAQCAGGAASTTGFDDGPPLVTGAQIGDSGTGLHLALGIVAALYQRTHSGRGQQVLAPMQDAVLNLCRVKLRDQQRLERTHTMHEYPQYPDGKFGDVVPRAGNASGGGQPGAILKCKGWETDPNAYIYFITQAAVWPAVCKVIGEEDWITDEAYATPQARLLHLKPIFARIEQWTQTKTKFEAMDILNRYDIPCGPILSMKEIAADRSLYESGTLVEVDHPTRGKYLSVGNPIKLSDSPTEVTRSPLLGEHTDEVLVQLGFNTSEIENLRQEGAI, from the coding sequence ATGAGCAAGAAGGCGCTAGACGGGGTAAAAGTCCTCGACTTCACACATGTCCAATCAGGGCCTACCTGCACGCAGTTGCTGGCCTGGTTCGGCGCAGACGTTATCAAGGTAGAGCGCCCCGGCGAAGGGGACGCAACACGCGGACAACTGCGTGACATTCCTGGAGTGGACAGCCTCTACTTCACGATGCTCAACCACAACAAGCGCTCGGTCACCATCAACACCAAGAAAAAGGGGGGTATGGCCGTTCTGGATCGCCTGATCAAAACCTGTGATGTGATGGTCGAGAACTTCGCTCCTGGCGTATTGGAGCGCATGGGCCTGACCTGGGAACGCATCCAGGAACTCAATCCGCGCCTGATTGTTGCGTCAGTCAAGGGATTTGGCCCAGGCCCCTATGCCGATTGCAAAGTCTATGAAAACGTTGCCCAGTGTGCTGGCGGTGCTGCATCGACCACTGGGTTTGACGACGGCCCTCCTCTGGTAACAGGTGCACAGATTGGTGACAGTGGAACCGGTCTGCATCTGGCACTGGGCATCGTGGCGGCACTCTACCAACGCACGCACAGCGGTCGCGGACAGCAGGTGCTGGCTCCCATGCAAGATGCGGTGCTCAACCTGTGCCGCGTCAAACTGCGGGATCAGCAACGTCTGGAACGCACCCATACGATGCACGAATATCCCCAATATCCCGATGGCAAATTTGGCGACGTTGTGCCACGCGCCGGCAACGCCTCCGGCGGAGGACAGCCAGGGGCCATTCTCAAGTGCAAGGGCTGGGAAACCGACCCCAATGCGTATATCTATTTCATTACGCAAGCAGCAGTGTGGCCAGCAGTTTGCAAGGTCATTGGCGAAGAGGATTGGATCACCGATGAGGCCTATGCCACACCGCAGGCACGGTTGCTGCATCTCAAGCCCATCTTTGCACGCATTGAGCAATGGACACAGACCAAGACGAAGTTCGAGGCCATGGACATTCTCAACCGATATGACATCCCCTGCGGTCCCATTCTTTCGATGAAGGAAATAGCGGCTGACAGGTCACTGTACGAATCTGGCACCTTGGTCGAAGTGGATCATCCCACGCGTGGTAAGTATCTGAGTGTGGGCAATCCCATCAAACTGTCGGATAGTCCCACCGAGGTTACACGCTCTCCGCTTCTGGGAGAGCACACGGATGAAGTGCTGGTACAGCTTGGATTCAATACCAGCGAAATCGAAAATCTGCGTCAGGAAGGAGCCATCTGA
- a CDS encoding fumarylacetoacetate hydrolase family protein, whose amino-acid sequence MQNKWLRFEYAGKTGFGTLIDDSVHEYHGDMFSRKEKTGVVLPLSQLRVLTPTQPSKVIALWNNFKALGAKLNLAEPAEPLYLLKAPNSFLATGESIRRPRCDGKVVFEGELGIVIGKTCTAVPEEEALSHVFGYTCANDVTVADILNRDASFTQWDRAKGFDTFCPMGPVVATGLDPSTLSVCTRLNGETRQHYPVSDMRFPVQKLVSLISQDLTLFPGDVILCGTSVGVGSMKPGSHVEVEIDGIGTLSNVYG is encoded by the coding sequence ATGCAGAACAAATGGCTTCGCTTTGAATATGCCGGCAAGACGGGTTTTGGAACCTTGATCGATGACTCGGTCCATGAGTATCACGGTGATATGTTTTCCCGCAAGGAGAAGACGGGCGTTGTTCTGCCGCTGTCCCAATTGCGCGTGCTGACCCCTACCCAACCCAGCAAAGTCATTGCGCTGTGGAACAACTTCAAGGCCCTGGGCGCCAAGCTGAATCTGGCGGAACCTGCCGAGCCCCTCTACCTTCTCAAGGCGCCCAATTCATTTCTGGCCACAGGGGAAAGCATTCGCCGTCCTCGATGCGATGGCAAAGTAGTTTTCGAAGGGGAGCTTGGCATTGTGATAGGCAAGACGTGTACAGCGGTTCCCGAAGAAGAAGCACTGTCGCATGTGTTTGGGTATACCTGTGCCAACGACGTGACCGTTGCAGACATATTGAACCGGGACGCATCGTTTACCCAGTGGGATCGGGCCAAGGGTTTTGATACGTTTTGCCCGATGGGGCCCGTTGTGGCAACCGGCCTCGACCCTTCGACATTGAGTGTCTGCACCCGACTGAACGGTGAGACACGACAGCATTACCCGGTCAGTGACATGCGATTCCCGGTTCAAAAACTGGTGAGCCTCATATCCCAGGATTTGACGCTGTTTCCCGGGGACGTCATTCTTTGTGGAACCTCCGTAGGTGTCGGATCGATGAAGCCGGGAAGCCACGTTGAGGTAGAGATCGATGGCATAGGCACGCTTTCCAATGTGTATGGCTAG
- a CDS encoding 2-dehydropantoate 2-reductase: MKIAVIGAGSIGGLVGAKLALAGEDVTFLVRGANLAAIRENGFTLISADGQKQVATSVRATNDYAEAGIQDVVILAMKAHQVEAVVDDIAKLIGPQTLIVPMQNGIPFWYFDNHGGTFAGTPIRSVDPTGKIASAIPGQQIIGCVVYPASELVAPGIVKHIEGDRFPIGELDGTTTSRVTRLSECFARAGFKSPVLDNIRAEIWLKLWGNLTFNPISCLSHSTLEDICQFPLTRDLAASMMLEAQAVAQKLGIEFRVSLEKRIAGAEKVGRHKTSMLQDVEAGRAPEIDALVGSVVELARLTDTPTPHIDTVFSLVKLLARMLDTQQGQVRLQKLA, encoded by the coding sequence ATGAAGATCGCGGTGATAGGTGCAGGTTCTATTGGGGGCCTGGTAGGAGCCAAACTCGCACTGGCTGGTGAGGATGTGACTTTCCTCGTACGTGGCGCCAATCTTGCTGCCATTCGTGAGAATGGATTTACGTTGATTTCGGCGGATGGCCAGAAGCAGGTTGCCACATCTGTGCGCGCCACCAACGACTATGCTGAAGCAGGCATACAGGACGTCGTCATATTGGCGATGAAGGCGCACCAGGTCGAAGCGGTGGTTGACGATATCGCGAAACTTATTGGACCCCAGACCTTGATCGTGCCAATGCAAAACGGCATACCCTTCTGGTATTTCGACAACCACGGCGGTACATTCGCGGGCACGCCCATACGCAGCGTTGACCCCACCGGCAAGATCGCCAGTGCGATTCCGGGCCAGCAGATTATTGGGTGCGTGGTGTATCCTGCTTCCGAACTTGTTGCCCCCGGCATTGTGAAACATATCGAAGGGGATCGATTCCCCATCGGTGAGTTGGATGGCACCACTACATCGCGTGTCACGCGCCTGTCGGAATGCTTTGCCCGCGCAGGATTCAAGTCCCCGGTTCTTGACAATATACGTGCGGAGATCTGGCTGAAGTTGTGGGGCAATCTGACCTTCAACCCCATCAGTTGTCTATCCCACTCCACGCTGGAAGACATTTGCCAGTTTCCGCTGACGCGTGATCTGGCTGCCTCCATGATGCTGGAGGCGCAAGCGGTTGCCCAGAAGCTGGGGATTGAGTTTCGGGTTTCACTCGAAAAGCGCATCGCCGGGGCCGAGAAGGTCGGTCGGCACAAGACTTCCATGCTGCAGGACGTGGAAGCCGGGCGCGCACCTGAAATCGATGCTTTGGTCGGCTCTGTTGTTGAGTTGGCCCGCCTGACCGATACGCCAACGCCCCATATTGACACGGTGTTCTCCTTGGTAAAGCTGCTCGCGCGCATGTTGGATACCCAACAGGGGCAGGTCCGACTGCAAAAGCTCGCATAA
- the pyk gene encoding pyruvate kinase, with amino-acid sequence MHNSRLAKIVATLGPATSDEATIRALFELGVNVFRLNFSHGTQADHARRLLILRNLEKEYARPIGVLLDLQGPKLRLGTFQDGKATLVSGQTFRLDMCSEPGHAQRAYLPHPEIFAALQPGSELLLDDGRLRLRVDRCGSDFAETTVMVGGQISDRKGLNVPSVILPISPLTPKDREDLEFGLALGVDWVALSFVQRPQDIEEARAIIGSRAWIMAKLEKPSAVEHLEAIVDLCDGIMVARGDLGVELPPEQVPELQRLIVRACRKAGKPVVVATQMLESMVNAPVPTRAEVSDVATAVYDGVDAVMLSAESASGKYPLESVEMMRRIISRVEGSSPYRDGIGQGHAPTPGATSDAICASLRQVASTLSSAVTVTYTSSGFTSLRAARERSQSPILCLTPSVETARRMSMVWGVHPVQVEDVHDVGEMIERATHTAVQQGFAQAGSNIVVIAGIPFGRSGTTNLLHVARIPG; translated from the coding sequence ATGCACAATTCCCGACTGGCAAAAATTGTTGCCACACTGGGTCCGGCCACGTCGGACGAGGCAACCATACGCGCCCTGTTTGAACTCGGGGTGAATGTATTTCGCCTCAACTTCAGCCACGGAACGCAGGCAGATCACGCACGGCGGCTACTGATCTTGCGCAACCTGGAGAAGGAATATGCCCGCCCCATCGGTGTACTTCTGGATCTGCAAGGCCCCAAGCTGCGTCTTGGTACCTTTCAAGATGGCAAAGCAACGCTGGTCAGCGGCCAAACCTTTCGCCTGGATATGTGCAGCGAGCCCGGGCACGCACAACGCGCCTACCTGCCGCATCCCGAGATATTTGCCGCCTTGCAGCCAGGTTCTGAATTGCTGCTGGACGACGGAAGGCTTCGTCTGCGCGTGGACCGCTGCGGGTCGGACTTTGCTGAAACGACGGTCATGGTGGGCGGGCAGATTTCGGACCGTAAGGGTCTCAACGTTCCCAGTGTCATATTGCCTATCTCACCACTGACTCCCAAGGACAGGGAAGATCTTGAGTTTGGCTTGGCACTGGGAGTGGACTGGGTGGCCTTGTCCTTTGTGCAGCGCCCCCAGGACATAGAAGAAGCACGCGCCATCATCGGATCACGCGCCTGGATCATGGCCAAGCTGGAGAAGCCTTCAGCCGTCGAACATCTGGAAGCCATTGTCGATTTGTGCGACGGCATCATGGTGGCGCGTGGCGATCTGGGAGTCGAACTCCCTCCGGAGCAGGTGCCCGAGTTGCAGCGACTCATTGTGCGTGCTTGTCGCAAGGCCGGCAAACCGGTTGTGGTGGCCACCCAGATGCTGGAATCCATGGTGAACGCGCCTGTGCCGACCCGCGCCGAAGTCAGCGACGTGGCTACTGCGGTATACGACGGTGTCGATGCCGTCATGCTCTCGGCTGAGTCCGCATCCGGAAAGTACCCGTTGGAATCGGTGGAGATGATGCGTCGCATCATCTCCAGAGTGGAGGGGAGTTCTCCGTACCGCGACGGAATCGGACAGGGGCATGCGCCAACGCCTGGCGCCACCTCCGATGCCATTTGTGCGTCGCTTCGACAAGTGGCGTCGACACTCTCCTCTGCCGTCACCGTGACCTATACCTCTTCAGGCTTCACGAGTCTGCGCGCTGCGCGTGAACGATCGCAATCCCCCATTCTTTGCCTGACACCGTCCGTTGAAACGGCACGCCGTATGTCCATGGTCTGGGGGGTTCACCCGGTACAGGTGGAAGACGTTCACGACGTGGGAGAAATGATTGAACGGGCAACGCATACCGCTGTGCAACAAGGTTTTGCCCAGGCGGGTTCCAACATTGTTGTCATCGCAGGTATTCCTTTCGGTCGCTCCGGCACGACCAACTTGCTGCATGTCGCACGCATCCCTGGTTGA
- a CDS encoding Re/Si-specific NAD(P)(+) transhydrogenase subunit alpha produces the protein MLIGIPKETLAGESRVAVTPETVKKLKAQGHSLWVQSGAGVAASVTDEAYVAAGAEITDAAGAFGCDLVLKVRSPQVSELPLLRAGTTLVGMLNPFDASGLQQLATAGLTSFALEAAPRTTRAQSMDVLSSQANIAGYKAVIIAADKYQRFFPMLMTAAGTVKAARVVILGVGVAGLQAIATAKRLGAVIEASDVRPSVKEQVESLGGKFIDVSYDTDEEKEAAVGVGGYAKPMPQSWLDRQKVEVAKRVALADVVISTALIPGRAAPTLITEDMVKSMKPGSVIVDIAAGKGPGGVGGNCPLSEADKTVVKHGVTIVGETNLPALVAADASSLYARNVLDFLKLIVNKEGALHVDLEDDIVAACLMTQGFEVKRK, from the coding sequence ATGTTGATTGGTATTCCAAAGGAGACGCTGGCAGGCGAGAGCCGGGTGGCTGTCACGCCCGAGACGGTGAAGAAACTCAAAGCCCAGGGCCATAGCCTGTGGGTACAAAGCGGAGCCGGTGTCGCTGCCAGCGTGACCGACGAGGCCTATGTGGCAGCCGGTGCCGAAATCACCGATGCAGCGGGCGCCTTTGGTTGCGATCTGGTGCTCAAGGTGCGCAGCCCACAAGTGTCGGAGCTGCCCCTGCTGCGCGCGGGCACCACGCTGGTGGGCATGCTCAACCCCTTTGATGCTTCCGGTCTGCAGCAGCTGGCCACAGCCGGCCTGACCTCCTTTGCGCTGGAAGCCGCACCGCGCACCACCCGCGCGCAAAGCATGGACGTGCTCTCCAGCCAGGCCAATATCGCCGGCTACAAGGCGGTGATCATTGCGGCGGACAAGTACCAGCGCTTCTTCCCCATGCTCATGACTGCGGCCGGTACCGTCAAGGCAGCCCGTGTGGTGATCCTGGGTGTGGGCGTGGCCGGTCTGCAGGCCATCGCCACGGCCAAGCGCCTGGGTGCGGTGATCGAAGCCTCGGACGTGCGCCCCAGCGTGAAGGAGCAGGTGGAATCCTTGGGCGGCAAGTTCATCGACGTGTCGTATGACACCGACGAAGAGAAGGAAGCCGCGGTTGGTGTGGGGGGGTATGCCAAGCCCATGCCGCAGAGCTGGCTGGACCGCCAGAAGGTCGAGGTGGCCAAGCGCGTGGCGCTGGCCGATGTGGTGATCTCCACCGCCCTGATCCCCGGACGCGCAGCCCCCACGCTGATTACGGAAGACATGGTCAAGTCCATGAAGCCAGGCTCCGTGATCGTGGATATCGCAGCGGGCAAAGGCCCGGGTGGCGTGGGCGGCAACTGCCCGCTGTCTGAAGCCGACAAGACGGTGGTCAAGCACGGCGTGACCATTGTGGGCGAGACCAACCTGCCCGCGTTGGTGGCAGCCGATGCTTCCTCCTTGTATGCCCGCAACGTGCTGGACTTCCTCAAGCTGATCGTCAACAAGGAAGGCGCCTTGCACGTGGACCTGGAAGACGACATCGTGGCAGCCTGCCTGATGACCCAGGGCTTTGAGGTCAAGCGCAAATAA
- a CDS encoding NAD(P) transhydrogenase subunit alpha — MDLVSPTITNLIIFVLAIYVGYHVVWTVTPALHTPLMAVTNAISAIVVVGAMLAAAQTETPWGKAMGVLAVALAAVNIFGGFLVTRRMLEMFKKKEKKATPAAEGGQK, encoded by the coding sequence ATGGACCTCGTATCCCCCACGATCACCAACCTGATCATCTTTGTACTGGCCATCTACGTGGGCTACCACGTGGTGTGGACCGTCACGCCCGCCCTGCACACGCCGCTCATGGCGGTGACCAATGCCATCTCGGCCATCGTGGTGGTGGGCGCCATGCTCGCGGCCGCCCAGACCGAAACCCCCTGGGGCAAGGCCATGGGCGTGCTGGCCGTGGCACTGGCTGCGGTCAACATCTTCGGTGGCTTTCTGGTGACCCGGCGCATGCTGGAGATGTTCAAGAAGAAAGAGAAGAAGGCAACTCCCGCAGCTGAAGGGGGCCAAAAATGA